The sequence TTACCAAAACTCCAAAACCATGCTGATGAACGGGCTGTGATCAACGCACCAATGGCATCGACGATTATTGTTCTTAATAATTAGCTTGGTTACTTTATTTTATAGAAATATAGCAAATAATACATCTGTTACTTAATGAATGATTATTGTTAAAAGGGGTACTACGCTGAAGTGTGGTACAGAGCCAGTTTCTTATATTTTGTTACATGGTGCGTAGTATACCAATGTTTAGGCTGATGAAGTAGTAGAAATATTGCACATAGTTAGCCCGCAAACTCAAAATCAGAAAAGTAAAGGCAGAAAATCAGCTGCAGCCAGTCCTTCAACATCTAGCTCATCAACATTAGATTATAGCTCAGAATATATCTACTTAGCTGAACAAAAAATTATTAGTCAGTCAGGTTATTCTTATTTCCCATTCTTTGTAACGCGATGGGTAAAGTAATGAATGATTATAATGCTTTGGAGAGGTAAATAGGATGAACGGAAGTAGTGTAAATATAAGCAGCAATAATATAGATGAGGTAGCATAATGTTCTGGATACCAGCTCTAGCAGTTGCAGGTATGATTGGGGCTTGTTTTAGTCGGGGTGTTTCTAAGGCTGTTTCTAAGTATATTCCCGGTGGTAGATATATTACCGGTGATGATCTAGCAAGGCAGAAACGCCTCTATAATGAATCACGCGATCGCCATAATAATTATGCTAGCGAAGTACAAATTACTATCGATAATCTATCTCGTGAAATACAGCACTCGATGCAGGGTTTACGTTCTCTAAAAGAAGAAGGTGAAGTATATGGCTATGCTCCGGCTCATCATGTGCTACCTGATATTAAATTACTCAATAGTTTAAGACAAATTACCCTAAAAGTAGCCCAAAAACAGCTAGACCCACCATTATTAGTGCCAAAAGATGGTTATTATTTACCACTCTATACTACGCCGGGTAGTGTTAATTTTTACCGTAATGGTATGGCAGATAAAATAATACCACTAACTGGTATGGAAAATCTTATACCTACTGAAATTGAACAAAATCAATGTCGCGATGCCATATATAAGGCATTCTATATCGATATATTCAGGATGCAAAAGGAAAACAAAGAAATGACTGCCACCGAGGTGCAAATTAGGACGGAGGAACAATATCGTTTAATGTCCCCAATGGTTGGTAGAATTGAGAGTGAGTTGTTAAATCCGTTAATCATGGCAATATATCAAACATTGATTAAATATAACAGAGTGCCAATCTTAGAGAGGGCAAATAGCCCGCCCGAGATAGAGCTTGAATATGTGTCACCATTATCAAGGGTACAGAAAACATCAGCAATAGCCAGCGTTGAGCAGGTGTTAGGTTTCTTCCAAAGAAGCGGTATCAGTAACTTTTTTCCTGAGATTTATGATAATATCAATTGGGATGAATGTTTTAAACTATTTTTTGAGCTGAGAGAAGCCCCAAGCTCAATCCTTAAGAACGAGCAAGAAGTATTACAAATCAGACAACAACGTAAGATGATGCAAATGCAACAGTTACAACAGCAGCAACAACAGATACAAGGGTAAGGAGTACATGAAACTATCAATTAACTCCTCATCCCCACCAAATTTACTAACAAAAGAGCAATTAAAATCAATTTATTGCAAGCTTTTTAGTGGAGAAGATGGTAAAATAATATTAGAGGATTTAGCTCAAATGAGTGGCATATATCGCAGCAATTTTGTTCGGCAAGAAAGTGAATACACTGCCTTTCTTGAAGGGTATCTAAGCTTTGTTCCTATATATCTGCTCGCAGGCGTCAAGAGATGGTGGTATTAATAATATCGATGGTGCTAAAAATGAGTAGTATTTTAAAATAATAAAAGAGCTTTTTAAAAAGACAAAGATTCTTTACAATGAGGTTAACTTATGAGTGACAAAACACTAGTATCGTTGGACTATGCGATTAAATATCTACTCAAGAATAAAGGTGACTACGAGATAGTCGAGGGCTTTATTTCGGCAATACTGCAAAATGCCGGCTATTCAGCAGTAAAAGTCACTAACTTGCTTGATGGTGAAAGTAACAGAGAAAGTGATGAGCTAAAACAAAGTGTTGCTGACGTTATTGTTGAAGACCAAAAAGGTCATAAATATATTGTTGAAATAGATAGCTACTATGCTGGTTACTTTTTGCATAAAGCTTGCTTTAATACTAGCCGGTTAATTGTCGATACTATTCGTGCTAGTCAAGATTATACTAGTATCAAGAAAATATTTCATATCAACTTAATATATTTTGCTTATGCAAATATGACATCGCCTATATATCACGGTCAGGTTATTTTTAAAGAAATAGAACGCGAGTCGTCTAAAGAATTACACAGTAGCGATAAATATGATAAAGTACTTGATATTCATAATTTATTTCCGGAATATTTTATTATTTCTATACCAACTTTTAATGATGTCATAAGAAATGAAATGGATGAATGGTTATATTTGGCTAAATATTCTGAGGTTAGGGATGATTTTAAATCACCTTATATGAGGAAAGTGGCCGAGCGTCTTAATCTTCTCAAAATGACTACTAAAGAACGTATAGCTTATAATAAATATGTCAATGAATCTTTAAAACAACGTGATTATCTACTTTCAGCTGAGGAAAAAGGTAGGGAAGAAGGTATTGAAAAAGGTAGGGAAGAAGGGTTTGAGAAAGGTGAAGAAAAAAAAGCTATAGCCATAGCAAGAAAAATGCTGAAAGAAGCCTATCCTATAGAAGCTATAAGTAAATTAACCGAACTAACCATTGAAGAAATACAGAAGTTAAAAGAAGAAATAGAACAGTTAAGAGAAGAATAACCTATGAGCAAAGAAGGAACTGCTAATAATTATGAAGCTAGCCCTATTTCATCTAGTAATGACTGGCTAGCCAATATGCCTGAGGAAATACGTAAAGCTGAGTCACTGGGTAAATTCAAGGATGTCTCATCTTTAGCTCAGAGCTATTTGGAAGCAGAGAAAAGCTTGAATCAGCGAGTTGCTGTGCCAAAAGATGACAGCTCTGATGAAGAGTGGCATAAATTTTATTGTCGACTTGGATTGCCTGAAGATAAGAGATATACTGATAAACGCTCTAAGGAAGATGAGGAGTATTTAACTCGTTATGAAGACATGTTTTACCAAAGCGGCTTATCTAAAAGGCAAGGTGAGAAGTTACTTAATTCTCTGTATGGTTTTTCGCAGGATTTACAAAAACAGCAACAAAATGCTATTGAGCAAACACGTCACTCTCACATTGGATGGCTGAAAAACACTTATGGTGAAGGTTTTGACAGTAAAATGACAGTGATGCAGGCAGCCTTATCTAAGTTTGGTACTAAAGAACTGGCTGAATTAATTGAAGACTCACATTACGCACCGACTTTAGTTGATTTATTAGTACGAGTCGGTGAAACTTTAAAATCTGACTCGTTAGTAACTGGTAAAGAGCTACCTGCAATTAATAGCCGAGAAGCTGCATTGTCAGAGATAGAAAAACTTGATTCTGACCCCGAATTTGTGGTAAAATTAAGAACTAAAGACCATACGGGACATGATCAAGCTGTTAAACGTATGCAACAACTATATAAAATTGCTTATGATAAAGAACGATAAAAAATAACGTAACCAACCAATCATTAAAGTCATGATGTGACAACTCATTTTAAGGCTGCGACTTCGCAATAACCTATCATAAAAGAGCCACTAATAGCATATATATCCGAAAGGTCGTCAACTGCATGGCAAATAACGACTACATTTTAGTATAAATGATATCGCACTTTAAATATTGATAGATTATTTGAGGAGGAAAAATGGAACAAATAACAGATGGTCTTAAAGAACAATTTGCTAAAAATATCAGCCTAGTTATTCAACAAGAAGGTTCTAAACTACGAAAATGCGTTACTAATGGTACGCAAGACACTGAGGTAATTAGTTTTGAGTCAATGACTACCCATGAGGTAGAGAGTAGAACTAGGTGTTTAGTCCCAGGGAGTGGAGGTTAGGGTTAATAATAAATTTATTTGGATCAGATGTCCATGTTTTTATGATAAATTCATAAGGAGTTAAACCTTTAAGAGCTTTAAGTCTTTTTGCGAAATTGTAGGCATTGATAAAATCATATAAATGTTGTTTAAGTTGCTGATGATTGTCATAATAAAAACGTTTAACAGTTGCCTCTTTAATAGTACGATTCATACGTTCTACCTGTCCATTAGTCCATGGATGATTAACTTTTGTTAGCCTGTGTTCAATATTGTATTCATAGCAAATACGATCAAAAATATGCATCCAAGCATTCTTATCTACTGTTCTGTTAGTAAATTGAATACCATTATCTGTCAAAATAGTATGAATTTTATAAGGTATAGCTTTAATTAAATTACGAAGAAATTGTGCTGTTTCTGTCTTGGTACATCTTGGTAAAAGTTCTACATACACAAACTTTGAAGTGCGATCAATAGCAACAAATAGATAGAGTTTACCTTCTTCTGTTTTGACTTCAGCAATATCTATATGGAAATAACCAATTGGATAAAGTTTAAACTTCTTCTTGGTTTTGTTATTTCCTTTTACTTCCGGTAACCTACTAACATTATGGCGTTGAAGAAGTCTATGTAAAGAAGATCTAGTAAGCTTGGGAATACTGACTTGTAAAGCATATAAGCAATCATCTAAAGATAATAAAGTGTGTTTACGAAATGCTATACACATAGCTTCTTCTTCAGAAGTTAATACTGTAGAAGATGGTTCTTTGGGACCCATACAAGTATCTTGTAATGTAGTTCGTTTCTTCCACTTAGCAACTGTTTTAGGATTAATAGAATATTTTCTTGCTAAAGTCTTTAAGCTCTCTTGACTATTTTGGATTGCGAAACGTATTGCCTCTGTCGTTTTGGCACAGCCGTGTAATATTTGTCCCATAATTCCTCTCTTGATGGTAATTCTTTATAATATACAACATTACACCCTGGGACTAAACACAGGAGCTCCGTGGAGGGACTTGCCTCCAGATTATGGTAATTGGAAGAACGTACATAGAAGATTTTGTAGATGGCGTGATAATGGAGTATGGGAGAGCTTACTAAATATTTTTATAAAAAAGCCTGATTTTGAATGGTTAATGATAGATTCTACATTTATAAAAGTTCATAAAGCAGGGCTTGGGGCAAAAGGTGGTAATCAGGAGATTAGTCGAACAAAAGGGGGATCAATACAAAGGTACATATGGCCGTGGATGCGTATGGTATGCCGGTCAGAATTATTGTTACAGAAGGTTCCAGAAATGATTGCACTCAAGCTCATGAGTTAATAAAAAATATGGAGGCAGAATACCTTATGGCATATAAAGCTTACGACACAAATAGTATAATAGAATTTGCTAAGCAAGCAAATATAATTCCTGTAATACCATCAAAAAGAAACAGGAAGATTCAAAGAGAGATAGATAAGGATTTATATAAGTTAAGGCACATTATTGGTGCGCCACGAAGTGTAAATAAGCTAGCTGTTGCAAGAGCAGCCATAGAAGTGTTGACCTAGCACACTATGTATCGAGTCTTGAGCTGAGTTTGGTAACAAAGTCAGTTAAGCGTAGACAGAAATATTATAGGCCGTAAGCCGTAAGGTTGAAGCAATTGAGCCTCGTTAATGTCTTCTTTTGAGATCGCAGACTGTGTCAATAAACAGGAATGCAACAACATACATATCATAAATAGGCAGATATGTATGGGATCTCCGGGGTCTGAGAACATGGCATGTAATAAAAGTTTATTTATAAACGTGGGATATCCTATATTTTCTCTGAATTAGGAGTATTAGCTAACAAGTGTAAAAGCGAGGAAGCTGAAAAGAAATATAGGAAGTCAGATCCAGCATAGTACTGATGAAATTGGGTAATGCCAATGGAGGGAAGGCTGGTGGGTAAAATCGATCTCTAGAGGGAAATGTTATGATAACAACAGATTATCAAGTAATAACAGAAACAAAACTAAAGAGAATAGCATGGTTATCTTCATTGGATAAAAGTAAGAGATTTAACAACCTCATGCATTTGTTTAGTGAGAATGCACTTGCTGTCTGCTATCATGAGCTGGATGTTAAGAAAGCAACTGGAGTAGATGGAGTAAACAAAACTAATTATGGCTTAAAACTTACAGAAAATATTGGAAAATTGTCTGATAAACTAAAGAGGATGGCTTACATACCGGGCAATATTCGAGAGGTAAAAATACCGAAAGAAGGAAGCAATGGCAAGACTAGAACTTTAGGTATCAGCAACTTTGAAGATAAAATATGTCAGAAGATGATGCACAAAGTGCTTGAAAGTATATATGAGCCAATATTCTTGGAATGTTCCTATGGTTTCAGAACGGGAATAGGGTGTCATGATGCAATAAGAGGATTAACGCAACATCTTTATAGCAATGAGGTAGAGAGCGTAATAGACCTAGATTTGGCTAACTTCTTTGGTACTATTGATAGAAGGATATTGATAGAAATGCTGCAAGAGAAAATTCATGACAAGAAGCTAATAAGATATATAATCCGCATGTTTAAAGCTGGAATATTGTCTGAAGGAGAACTGATTGTTCAAGAAGAAGGGACGATTCAAGGAAACATTGCTAGTCCCATCCTTGCAAATATTTTTGCTCACTATGTTTTAGATGAATGGTTTGAAGAAGTGGTAAAGCAACATTGCAGAGGAACAGTAGCATTATTTCGCTACTGTGATGATGGTGTAATATGTTGTAGATACGAGGAGGACGCCAAGAGAATAAAAATAGCTTTAGCAAAACGACTTGAGAAGTACAAACTTAAACTCAACGAAGAAAAGACCAAAATGGTTAGATTTTCAAAGAGAAAATTTTCTCAGAACGAAAGGCAAGAGGCTTTTGATTTTTTGGGTTTCACCTTTTATTTTGGTAAGTCTAGGAAAGGTAAAATAATACCTAAGGTAAAGAGTTGTAGTAAACGAATAAGTGCCAAACTGAAGAAGGTCAATGACTGGTGTAAGGACATTAGAAACAAGCATAAACTGCATGTCATATGGAGAAGTTTTTGTAGCAAGTTGAGAGGGCATATACAGTATTATGGTGTGACTTTTAATATTAAAGCAGTGAATGGCTTCATAAGGCAATCAGTGAAGACATTGTTTAAGTGGTTAAATCGTCGCAGCCAAAGAGAATCATTCAGTTGGGAGAAGTTTTGTCTGTTTATCGAATGCAATCCATTACCAAAGGTAAGAATATACCACTCCTTAATGCAAGGCAGTATGTGAATGATGATATCTTGAGCCCATTGCCTTAATAGGGCACGATGAGGTTCTAACGAGGGGCGTAAGTGGCAACGCTTACGTCTACTCTATAGCCTTAAGTCGAATACATGAGTGCATTTGCTTTTTTTCTGTCAAGTATTATTTTTTTTTCGTGCATTTTTGGGTAGTTCCATACATGACGGTTAGAGAATTTACTCAATTTACAACTGTAGTACTAACAAGAATCCACTTTAATGGTAACAAAGAGTCATCCTTTCGTCAAGCATTAAATAATATTATATCACGCAATGTGCAAGTTATTTAAACAAAAAAGATATCATTCCCGCGAAGGCGGGAGTCTATGATATCTCAAGGATTTTTGGGAATCATTTTAGATACCTGCTTTCACAATATGGATTTTGGTATAATTTTTGACCACAAACATGTATTATCTCTTATGTCTACAGCCTTTGTGACGAAGCAACTAATTAGTCATCTCCGACACTCTTCTAGTCCTCGTTACGTCGGTCTGATTTTTTCCGGTCATTAGGGTTTAGCATCGCCTTACGAAGTCTAATTGATTTAGGTGTAACTTCTACCCTTTCATCGCTTTGGATATAGCTAATAGATTGCTCTAATGTCATAAGGGTTGGTGGGATAAGGCGCATAGCTTCATCTTTACCAGAAGCCCGAACATTTGATAATTGCTTGGCTTTCAGAGGGTTTACCTCCAGATCATTATCCCGATTATGTTCTCCTATAATCATTCCCTGATATACTAGTTCATTAGGGTTTATAAACATTTTCCCACGATCTTCAAGATTCCATAGAGCATAAGCAACAGCTTCACCATCCCCATTAGAAATTAACACTCCATTACGCCTTCCTTCAATAGCTCCTTTATAAGGGGCGTAGCTATGGAAAACACGATTCATAACACCTGTACCCCGAGTTTCGGTTAAGAATTGACCGTGATAACCAATGAGACCACGGGATGGCCCTAAAAATGTTACTCGAGTTTTACCTCCACCAGATGGGCGCATATCAGTCATTTCTGCTTTGCGTAGGGCAAGAGACTTAACTACTACCCCAACAAAATCATCATCAACATCAACTTGGATTTCTTCAATTGGTTCTAATTTTTTACCCTGTTCATCCTCTTTGAATAATACTCGAGGTCTACTAATTGATAGTTCAAAACCCTCCCGCCTCATAGTCTCAATTAATATGCCTAATTGTAGTTCGCCACGACCTGCAACTTGAAAAGCATCTTTTTCTTCAGTTTGGCTGACACGTATTGCTACGTTACTTTCGATTTCTCGCATTAATCTATCACCTAGAACTCTTGCGGTAAGCTTTGAACCTTCTCGTCCAGCAAGAGGAGAATCATTTACTCCAAAGGTCATAGATAATGTTGGGGGGTCTATAGGTAAGGAGGGCAGTGCTACAGTTATTTCAGGGGCGCATATCGTATCAGCTACAGTAGCGTCCTGAACTCCAGCAATAGCGATAATATCGCCAGCATATGCAACATCGACAGCTACACGTTCCAATCCCCGGAATGAAAGTATTTTGCTTATTCGAGCATTTTCAGTTGCCATATTATCACGATTAAGTACTTTAACATTTTGGTTGGTCTTAATTGTGCCGCTATGGATGCGACCGGTAAGCACGCGACCAAAATATGGGTTATATTCTCTAGTGGTAACAAGCATAGAAAAGGGGGCTTCGCTATCAGCAGTAGGAGCAGGAACATGAGATACTATCAAATCAAAAAGCGGAGCAAGGTCTTTTTGCTCATCTTCTAAGTGACGCGATGCCCAACCGCTGCGTCCTGAAGCGTAAATAATAGGAAAATCTAGTTGTTCATCATTTGCCTCTAATGCCATAAATAATTCAAATACTTCGTCGACTACTTCGCTTACCCTTCTATCAGGACGATCAATTTTATTGATAATAACAATTGGTTTTAACCCAAGTTTCAGAGCTTTTGACAATACAAATTTGGTCTGAGGCATTGTACCTTCAGAAGAATCCACCAGTAGTATGACTCCATCTACCATAGTAAGAATACGTTCCACCTCACCACCAAAATCAGCGTGACCAGGAGTGTCAACTATATTGATGCGGATATCTTTCCACATAAGAGAAGTACATTTGGCAAGAATGGTTATACCACGTTCACGCTCTAGGTCATTGGAATCCATAGCACGTTCTGCTACTTCCTGGTTTGCTCGGAAAGTACCACTTTGCTTAAGCATAT comes from Candidatus Tisiphia endosymbiont of Nemotelus nigrinus and encodes:
- a CDS encoding portal protein, translated to MFWIPALAVAGMIGACFSRGVSKAVSKYIPGGRYITGDDLARQKRLYNESRDRHNNYASEVQITIDNLSREIQHSMQGLRSLKEEGEVYGYAPAHHVLPDIKLLNSLRQITLKVAQKQLDPPLLVPKDGYYLPLYTTPGSVNFYRNGMADKIIPLTGMENLIPTEIEQNQCRDAIYKAFYIDIFRMQKENKEMTATEVQIRTEEQYRLMSPMVGRIESELLNPLIMAIYQTLIKYNRVPILERANSPPEIELEYVSPLSRVQKTSAIASVEQVLGFFQRSGISNFFPEIYDNINWDECFKLFFELREAPSSILKNEQEVLQIRQQRKMMQMQQLQQQQQQIQG
- a CDS encoding Rpn family recombination-promoting nuclease/putative transposase, producing MSDKTLVSLDYAIKYLLKNKGDYEIVEGFISAILQNAGYSAVKVTNLLDGESNRESDELKQSVADVIVEDQKGHKYIVEIDSYYAGYFLHKACFNTSRLIVDTIRASQDYTSIKKIFHINLIYFAYANMTSPIYHGQVIFKEIERESSKELHSSDKYDKVLDIHNLFPEYFIISIPTFNDVIRNEMDEWLYLAKYSEVRDDFKSPYMRKVAERLNLLKMTTKERIAYNKYVNESLKQRDYLLSAEEKGREEGIEKGREEGFEKGEEKKAIAIARKMLKEAYPIEAISKLTELTIEEIQKLKEEIEQLREE
- a CDS encoding phage capsid protein, with amino-acid sequence MEQITDGLKEQFAKNISLVIQQEGSKLRKCVTNGTQDTEVISFESMTTHEVESRTRCLVPGSGG
- a CDS encoding IS481 family transposase, with amino-acid sequence MGQILHGCAKTTEAIRFAIQNSQESLKTLARKYSINPKTVAKWKKRTTLQDTCMGPKEPSSTVLTSEEEAMCIAFRKHTLLSLDDCLYALQVSIPKLTRSSLHRLLQRHNVSRLPEVKGNNKTKKKFKLYPIGYFHIDIAEVKTEEGKLYLFVAIDRTSKFVYVELLPRCTKTETAQFLRNLIKAIPYKIHTILTDNGIQFTNRTVDKNAWMHIFDRICYEYNIEHRLTKVNHPWTNGQVERMNRTIKEATVKRFYYDNHQQLKQHLYDFINAYNFAKRLKALKGLTPYEFIIKTWTSDPNKFIINPNLHSLGLNT
- a CDS encoding reverse transcriptase domain-containing protein; translation: MITTDYQVITETKLKRIAWLSSLDKSKRFNNLMHLFSENALAVCYHELDVKKATGVDGVNKTNYGLKLTENIGKLSDKLKRMAYIPGNIREVKIPKEGSNGKTRTLGISNFEDKICQKMMHKVLESIYEPIFLECSYGFRTGIGCHDAIRGLTQHLYSNEVESVIDLDLANFFGTIDRRILIEMLQEKIHDKKLIRYIIRMFKAGILSEGELIVQEEGTIQGNIASPILANIFAHYVLDEWFEEVVKQHCRGTVALFRYCDDGVICCRYEEDAKRIKIALAKRLEKYKLKLNEEKTKMVRFSKRKFSQNERQEAFDFLGFTFYFGKSRKGKIIPKVKSCSKRISAKLKKVNDWCKDIRNKHKLHVIWRSFCSKLRGHIQYYGVTFNIKAVNGFIRQSVKTLFKWLNRRSQRESFSWEKFCLFIECNPLPKVRIYHSLMQGSM
- the typA gene encoding translational GTPase TypA; the encoded protein is MSAIRNIAIIAHVDHGKTTLVDNMLKQSGTFRANQEVAERAMDSNDLERERGITILAKCTSLMWKDIRINIVDTPGHADFGGEVERILTMVDGVILLVDSSEGTMPQTKFVLSKALKLGLKPIVIINKIDRPDRRVSEVVDEVFELFMALEANDEQLDFPIIYASGRSGWASRHLEDEQKDLAPLFDLIVSHVPAPTADSEAPFSMLVTTREYNPYFGRVLTGRIHSGTIKTNQNVKVLNRDNMATENARISKILSFRGLERVAVDVAYAGDIIAIAGVQDATVADTICAPEITVALPSLPIDPPTLSMTFGVNDSPLAGREGSKLTARVLGDRLMREIESNVAIRVSQTEEKDAFQVAGRGELQLGILIETMRREGFELSISRPRVLFKEDEQGKKLEPIEEIQVDVDDDFVGVVVKSLALRKAEMTDMRPSGGGKTRVTFLGPSRGLIGYHGQFLTETRGTGVMNRVFHSYAPYKGAIEGRRNGVLISNGDGEAVAYALWNLEDRGKMFINPNELVYQGMIIGEHNRDNDLEVNPLKAKQLSNVRASGKDEAMRLIPPTLMTLEQSISYIQSDERVEVTPKSIRLRKAMLNPNDRKKSDRRNED